In Paraburkholderia flagellata, a genomic segment contains:
- a CDS encoding response regulator → MANNIFLVDDDPVVRDVTAEYLQMRGFTVTTLPSVRAMQERLRSERPQVVVLDIMMPEVDGISALRALRESGDDLPVIMLTARNEVIDRVLGLEFGADDYVGKPFDPGELVARIRTVMRRRSISNLTGAPESRESFRFGPFELDFRSRELYRDEVRMPLRSSEFAFLKLFVNHSMTILSRERIIEIVYGEAGRYRNRSLDVAIWRLRRLIETDPSEPRYLQTVWGHGYVFVPDGEVGFAERFGEHAREHADEDSGEYADELEGEMPDDEEN, encoded by the coding sequence ATGGCAAATAATATCTTTCTCGTCGACGACGATCCGGTCGTGCGCGACGTCACGGCCGAATATCTGCAGATGCGTGGCTTTACCGTCACGACGCTGCCTTCCGTGCGTGCGATGCAGGAGCGGCTGCGCTCCGAGCGGCCGCAGGTTGTCGTGCTCGATATCATGATGCCGGAAGTGGATGGCATCAGCGCGCTGCGCGCCTTGCGCGAAAGCGGCGATGACCTGCCGGTCATCATGCTCACCGCGCGCAATGAAGTGATCGACCGCGTGCTGGGTCTCGAATTTGGCGCCGACGACTACGTGGGCAAACCGTTCGATCCGGGCGAGCTGGTGGCGCGCATTCGAACGGTCATGCGCCGGCGCAGCATTTCGAACCTCACGGGTGCGCCGGAAAGCCGCGAATCGTTTCGCTTCGGCCCCTTTGAACTCGATTTCCGTTCGCGAGAGTTGTATCGCGACGAAGTCCGCATGCCGCTGCGGTCTAGCGAATTCGCGTTCCTCAAGCTGTTCGTCAATCACTCGATGACGATTCTTTCGCGCGAGCGGATTATCGAAATCGTGTATGGGGAGGCGGGGCGGTATCGCAATCGCAGTCTCGATGTGGCGATCTGGCGCTTGCGGCGCCTGATCGAAACCGATCCTTCCGAGCCGCGCTATCTTCAGACGGTGTGGGGGCACGGGTATGTGTTCGTGCCTGATGGTGAAGTTGGCTTCGCCGAGCGCTTTGGTGAACATGCCCGTGAGCATGCGGATGAAGACAGCGGTGAATACGCCGATGAGCTTGAAGGCGAAATGCCTGATGATGAGGAAAACTGA
- a CDS encoding lysozyme inhibitor LprI family protein: MNREPKIRRAPFFKRGLNAAAIALFASLAGSPFAHAASFHCPRDASASERLVCNDPTLSALDDKLAALYRSAFDATTDATALEADRVSQWQWRQHNCKDKACVTDWYDRRIAELEGDLKHGKQAAVRRVQEGVVDQHLAPSAQDAVLEMHGIPPAPKGDNAAAAPSADNAKTAKKAGAKVASAETNAPLHLQKMPSGVAADARQTRLAQAHAHHLPPKDAASASDVSVTTAKMAGANSAFAKAAGMASIDAPPVQPASPAANDAAAKPADQASAQQSVGALNCASVASTEPAHATQASIEQGTVALK; encoded by the coding sequence ATGAACCGAGAACCGAAAATCCGTCGCGCCCCCTTCTTCAAGCGCGGCCTGAACGCTGCTGCGATCGCGCTATTCGCGTCGCTCGCTGGCTCGCCGTTCGCGCACGCTGCAAGTTTTCACTGCCCGCGCGACGCGTCGGCGTCCGAGCGCCTCGTGTGCAACGATCCGACGCTCTCCGCGCTCGACGACAAACTGGCCGCGCTCTATCGCAGCGCGTTCGACGCGACCACCGACGCGACCGCGCTCGAAGCCGACCGCGTGAGCCAGTGGCAATGGCGCCAGCACAACTGCAAGGACAAGGCGTGCGTGACGGACTGGTACGACCGCCGTATCGCAGAACTCGAAGGCGATCTCAAGCATGGCAAGCAGGCTGCCGTGCGGCGCGTGCAGGAAGGTGTCGTGGATCAGCACCTCGCCCCTTCCGCACAGGACGCCGTGCTCGAAATGCACGGCATCCCGCCCGCACCGAAGGGCGATAACGCAGCGGCCGCACCCTCTGCGGACAACGCGAAAACTGCGAAGAAAGCGGGCGCGAAGGTCGCGTCCGCCGAAACCAATGCGCCGTTGCACCTGCAAAAGATGCCGAGCGGCGTGGCCGCCGACGCACGCCAGACGCGTCTCGCGCAAGCGCACGCGCATCATCTGCCGCCCAAGGATGCCGCATCGGCCAGCGACGTCTCGGTGACGACCGCGAAAATGGCCGGCGCGAACTCGGCATTCGCGAAAGCGGCAGGCATGGCGTCCATCGACGCGCCGCCCGTTCAGCCCGCGAGCCCCGCAGCCAACGACGCGGCAGCAAAGCCTGCGGACCAGGCGAGCGCACAGCAAAGCGTGGGCGCACTCAACTGCGCATCCGTTGCATCGACGGAGCCCGCGCACGCGACGCAAGCGTCCATCGAGCAAGGCACCGTCGCCCTGAAGTAA
- a CDS encoding response regulator encodes MSPHVLIVDDDPVVRDLLSGFLRANGFEASVLHDGTHLGARLERERPSVVVLDVMMPRTDGLRALAALRAQGDDIPVIFASARSAVGDRIAGLTLGADDYVAKPFDPQELLLRIQTVLRRRGNGPAGAPVARERYRFGAFELDFMARTLERDGKRVPLRSSEFVLLKIFTEHPYRVLSRVLIHDLLHADGLEFHERSLDVPVWRLRRVIEDNPAQPRYVQTLRGKGYVFVPQSGVGIEGNVEDLTANFTADDSGHSTTA; translated from the coding sequence ATGAGTCCACACGTTCTCATCGTCGACGACGATCCGGTCGTGCGCGATCTCCTCTCCGGCTTTCTTCGAGCCAACGGTTTCGAAGCCTCGGTCCTCCACGACGGCACGCATCTCGGCGCGCGGCTGGAACGCGAGCGGCCATCGGTCGTCGTGCTCGACGTCATGATGCCCCGTACCGACGGCTTGCGCGCCCTCGCCGCGCTGCGCGCGCAAGGCGACGACATTCCGGTGATCTTCGCCTCCGCGCGCAGCGCGGTGGGCGACCGCATAGCCGGCCTTACGCTCGGCGCCGACGACTATGTCGCGAAGCCTTTCGATCCCCAGGAACTGTTGCTGCGTATCCAGACCGTGCTGCGCAGGCGCGGCAACGGACCCGCGGGTGCGCCTGTAGCGCGCGAACGTTACCGCTTTGGGGCTTTCGAGCTCGATTTCATGGCGCGCACGCTCGAACGCGACGGCAAGCGCGTGCCGTTGCGCAGCAGTGAGTTCGTGCTCCTGAAGATTTTCACGGAGCATCCCTATCGCGTGCTTTCGCGCGTGCTGATTCACGATCTGCTGCACGCTGACGGCCTCGAATTTCATGAGCGCAGCCTCGACGTGCCGGTCTGGCGCTTGCGCCGCGTGATCGAAGACAATCCTGCGCAGCCGCGCTACGTGCAGACCCTGCGCGGCAAGGGTTATGTGTTCGTGCCGCAGAGCGGGGTCGGCATCGAAGGCAACGTAGAGGACCTCACTGCGAATTTCACCGCAGACGACAGCGGCCACAGCACGACCGCGTAA
- a CDS encoding ATP-binding protein, which produces MNNPLNTLFGRMALMSALLLFAIQACWFIVFAPQPRRHEVEGFERGLLLMLHAATNAPSGTATSAPPNEMDLAPALRVHLVPTWNMPADVRLEVPKREPLADLRKQLLRDLPPGTEILADLRHREALWVRFAGQSTWIVAPVDLPPPRNLLPLFGSMLAISLLLALLAMWQMQRPLSLVAQAARAFGTGHRPAPVKQHGPRELRELIGSFNGMMKQLNEADDDQAVMLAGVAHDLKSPLTRLKLRASMMGSEREREQLIREVDSLNDIVQQFLEFARQRPESGPEVEVDALLREQFFSDAGDDDALFRLDLRAGSAFRLQRTLLDRLVSNLVDNALEHGVPPVEIATRREGAQWIVEVRDHGPGIPPERVAAALKPFVRLDEARGGEGHCGLGLAIVTRLTRNQGGRCELSNHPEGGLRVRIALPADARAAA; this is translated from the coding sequence ATGAACAATCCGTTGAATACGCTGTTCGGGCGCATGGCGCTGATGTCCGCGCTCCTGCTGTTCGCCATTCAGGCATGCTGGTTCATCGTTTTCGCGCCACAGCCGCGCCGCCACGAAGTAGAAGGTTTCGAGCGCGGTCTGCTGCTGATGCTGCATGCCGCGACAAATGCGCCGTCTGGTACGGCGACGAGCGCGCCGCCCAACGAAATGGACCTCGCGCCGGCCCTGCGCGTGCATCTCGTGCCCACCTGGAACATGCCCGCCGACGTGCGGCTCGAAGTCCCGAAGCGCGAGCCGCTCGCCGACTTGCGCAAGCAACTCCTGCGCGACCTGCCGCCCGGCACCGAGATTCTCGCCGACCTGCGCCATCGCGAAGCTCTTTGGGTGCGCTTCGCGGGCCAGTCCACGTGGATCGTCGCGCCTGTCGATCTGCCGCCGCCGCGCAATCTGCTGCCGCTGTTCGGTTCGATGCTCGCCATCTCGCTGCTTCTTGCGCTGCTCGCCATGTGGCAAATGCAGCGGCCGCTTTCGCTCGTGGCCCAGGCTGCGCGCGCGTTCGGCACCGGCCATCGTCCCGCGCCTGTCAAACAGCATGGGCCGCGCGAATTGCGCGAACTGATTGGCTCGTTCAACGGCATGATGAAGCAGCTCAACGAAGCCGACGACGATCAGGCCGTGATGCTCGCGGGCGTCGCGCACGATCTCAAGTCGCCGCTCACGCGCCTGAAGCTGCGTGCGAGCATGATGGGTTCGGAGCGCGAGCGCGAACAGCTCATACGCGAAGTCGATTCGCTCAACGATATCGTCCAGCAGTTTCTGGAATTCGCGCGGCAGCGGCCCGAATCGGGGCCTGAGGTGGAAGTCGATGCGCTGCTGCGCGAGCAGTTCTTTTCCGATGCCGGCGACGACGACGCGCTCTTCAGGCTCGATCTGCGCGCAGGCTCGGCGTTTCGGCTGCAGCGCACGCTGCTCGACCGGCTCGTGTCGAATCTCGTCGACAACGCGCTCGAACATGGCGTCCCGCCCGTGGAAATCGCCACGCGCCGAGAGGGCGCGCAGTGGATCGTCGAAGTGCGCGATCATGGCCCGGGCATCCCGCCCGAGCGCGTGGCCGCGGCGCTCAAACCGTTCGTACGCCTTGACGAAGCACGCGGCGGCGAGGGCCATTGCGGGCTCGGGCTCGCCATCGTGACGCGCCTCACGCGCAATCAGGGCGGCCGCTGCGAGTTGTCCAATCACCCCGAAGGCGGGCTGCGCGTACGTATCGCGCTACCGGCCGATGCAAGAGCCGCCGCGTAA
- a CDS encoding tyrosine-protein phosphatase has translation MNLPFSDYTSSFAHTRKRLPVAATGNIERSGGAALANPPRRALLKGTVSLLALSGCASTLLSACGGEYTGGDGAQDAPTPVIGSVANFRDLGGAAPGYSTSDGAHVRRALIYRSDALTPNAVDAATLERLALSNVYDLRTPAEIDAAPDITPSTAAYLALNVLGTLEPPSFAGMLAGELDAAMQMRWRTLVTGRMQCSIYGALLEHIADAPGPLLITGGTGVDVVGWACALLLLIANVPLEIIVKDFMLTDAWRSTAVDSVNVAPPVQASYLQAAFDAVQGTYGDLNRYLTVGLGLAPEAVNRLRGRLVV, from the coding sequence ATGAATTTGCCTTTCTCCGACTACACCTCTTCGTTCGCGCATACGCGTAAGCGTTTGCCTGTGGCCGCGACCGGCAACATCGAGCGCAGCGGCGGCGCCGCGCTCGCCAATCCGCCGCGCCGCGCGCTGCTCAAAGGCACGGTGAGCCTGCTGGCGCTGAGCGGTTGCGCAAGCACATTGCTGAGTGCGTGTGGCGGCGAATACACGGGAGGCGACGGCGCGCAGGATGCACCGACGCCCGTCATCGGTTCTGTGGCGAACTTCCGCGATCTGGGTGGCGCTGCGCCCGGCTATTCGACGAGCGATGGCGCGCATGTGCGCCGCGCCTTGATTTACCGCTCCGACGCGCTTACACCGAACGCCGTCGACGCGGCGACGCTGGAACGCCTGGCGCTTTCCAACGTCTACGATCTGCGCACGCCTGCGGAAATCGACGCAGCGCCCGACATCACGCCCAGCACGGCCGCTTACCTCGCGCTCAATGTGTTGGGTACGCTAGAGCCGCCGTCGTTCGCGGGCATGCTGGCCGGCGAACTCGATGCGGCGATGCAAATGCGTTGGCGCACGCTCGTGACAGGCCGCATGCAATGTTCGATCTACGGCGCGCTGCTCGAACATATCGCGGATGCGCCGGGGCCGCTGCTGATCACGGGTGGGACCGGCGTGGACGTGGTGGGTTGGGCGTGCGCGCTGCTGCTGCTGATCGCAAACGTGCCGCTCGAAATCATCGTGAAGGATTTCATGCTGACCGACGCGTGGCGCTCGACGGCCGTGGATTCGGTCAATGTGGCGCCGCCCGTGCAGGCCAGCTATCTGCAGGCCGCGTTCGACGCGGTGCAGGGAACCTACGGGGATCTCAATCGCTATCTCACCGTGGGACTTGGCCTTGCGCCCGAAGCGGTGAATCGTCTGCGCGGCCGGCTCGTGGTCTGA
- the flhC gene encoding flagellar transcriptional regulator FlhC encodes MYKGSVTEEAREVLRAIELIQLGARMPVLEKELTLSRNRLIRLYRELKNASPPKGMLPFSADWYFTWLPNIHASLFYNIYLFLTDRAKCSRLDALTRAYRLYLEHCESAETERVLSFTRAWTLLRFFEGGLLTLSSCTVCSGRFVRHVRDAHKPTACCICVPPARAGMTRAARTNRNPETDATASTSTTRGRAAAALGELSGTMRDTLAEVTRALDPKRSANRLRLVASVPV; translated from the coding sequence ATGTACAAAGGCAGTGTGACCGAGGAAGCGCGCGAAGTCCTGCGCGCAATCGAGCTGATCCAGCTGGGCGCACGCATGCCTGTGCTCGAAAAAGAACTGACGCTGTCGCGCAATCGTTTGATCAGGCTTTATCGGGAACTCAAGAACGCTTCGCCGCCCAAGGGTATGTTGCCGTTTTCGGCGGACTGGTATTTCACGTGGCTGCCGAACATTCACGCGTCGCTCTTCTACAACATCTACCTGTTCCTGACCGACAGAGCGAAATGCAGCCGGCTCGATGCGCTCACGCGTGCGTATCGCCTCTATCTGGAGCACTGCGAGAGCGCCGAAACCGAACGCGTGTTGAGCTTTACGCGGGCGTGGACACTGCTGCGCTTCTTCGAGGGCGGCTTGCTCACGCTGTCGAGCTGCACCGTATGTTCCGGCCGTTTCGTGCGCCACGTGCGCGACGCACACAAGCCCACCGCCTGTTGTATTTGCGTGCCCCCTGCGCGCGCCGGCATGACGCGCGCCGCACGCACGAACCGCAATCCGGAAACTGACGCTACGGCCTCCACCTCCACCACGCGAGGCCGCGCCGCAGCGGCACTGGGTGAGCTATCGGGCACCATGCGCGACACGCTCGCCGAAGTCACGCGCGCCCTCGACCCGAAGCGTTCCGCGAACCGCCTGCGCCTCGTCGCTTCAGTGCCCGTCTAA
- a CDS encoding alpha/beta hydrolase, with translation MPHAGAPLACVVLIHGSSASSASLHPLARQFAAAGYAACVPDVRGHGESGRKGTIDYIGQLEDDLEDLLAALPGELAALPKTLIGFSAGGGFALRFAGSTRQHLFDRYVLLAPFLHHKARTTRNEVGGWVSVGMPRLAVLAVLNGLRIRAFNHLPTIAYALAPEVRDQLTPQYSFNLMQNFRPHADYRADIRGVRRPLHVLAGADDEVFHAREYATAFEEAGAHVPVTLVPGTGHIGLTLDAPAIATIVSCVKQ, from the coding sequence CTGCCGCATGCGGGCGCGCCGCTTGCCTGCGTCGTGCTCATCCACGGATCGTCGGCAAGCAGCGCGAGCCTCCACCCGCTCGCGCGCCAGTTCGCCGCCGCGGGCTACGCGGCCTGCGTGCCCGATGTCCGCGGCCACGGCGAATCGGGCCGCAAGGGCACGATCGACTACATCGGCCAGCTGGAAGACGACCTCGAAGATCTGCTCGCCGCCTTGCCGGGCGAGCTGGCCGCGCTGCCGAAAACGCTGATTGGCTTCTCGGCGGGCGGTGGCTTTGCGCTGCGCTTCGCGGGCAGCACGCGTCAACATCTGTTCGATCGCTACGTGCTGCTCGCGCCATTCCTTCATCACAAGGCGCGCACCACGCGCAACGAGGTCGGCGGCTGGGTGTCGGTCGGCATGCCGCGCCTCGCGGTGCTCGCCGTGCTGAACGGCCTGCGCATCCGCGCCTTCAATCATCTGCCGACGATCGCCTATGCGCTGGCCCCTGAGGTCCGCGACCAACTCACGCCGCAGTACTCCTTCAATCTGATGCAGAATTTCCGCCCGCACGCAGACTATCGCGCGGACATACGCGGCGTACGGCGCCCCTTGCATGTGCTCGCCGGTGCCGATGACGAGGTCTTTCACGCCCGCGAATACGCGACGGCTTTCGAGGAAGCCGGTGCACACGTGCCGGTCACGCTCGTGCCCGGCACGGGACACATCGGCTTGACGCTGGATGCCCCTGCAATCGCGACGATCGTCAGCTGCGTGAAGCAATAA
- a CDS encoding ABC transporter substrate-binding protein — MSLATFAMAWGSLTMAEPNHGGTLTWIVTPEPASIVPLTTTAGGNAEIGPKVVEGLLAYDKELNPQPLLATAWSVSADGLQYRFSLRHGVRWHDGQSFTSADVAFSILTLKQVNPRGRSTFANVVNVRTPDPDTAIIELSKPAPFLLTALSGSESPIIPKHIYDGTDIQSNPHNSAPIGTGPFVFKEFAPGDHILLVRNPDYWDKPKPYVDRIVVRFIPDAGARAAALESGAANLGDQAIALADVKRFGTLPDFHVDTTNWPYVSNHQQLIFNLDTPVLKEKAVRKAISQAIDVNALNRVVWYGYGTVSAAAIGAANTKYHDAGIHYFPYDVAQANAALDAAGLKRGPDGKRFSLRLLYNPFQDPRAADFVRQSLARIGIDAQIQSYDFATYVKKAYTDRAFDITLEALSNTFDPTVGVQRVFWSKNFKIGLPFSNAAHYANAEVDQLLEAASVETDPDKRRQLFIRFQQIVHDDIPSIEFGANPNITVVSTKVKNYAPTGEGLRGNFSDLYIVP; from the coding sequence ATGAGCCTCGCGACGTTCGCGATGGCGTGGGGCAGCCTCACGATGGCCGAGCCCAACCACGGGGGCACGCTCACGTGGATTGTCACGCCCGAGCCGGCGTCGATCGTGCCTTTGACGACCACTGCGGGCGGCAATGCGGAGATTGGGCCGAAGGTCGTCGAAGGGCTGCTCGCCTACGACAAGGAACTTAATCCCCAACCGCTGCTCGCGACGGCCTGGTCGGTCAGCGCAGACGGGCTGCAATATCGGTTCAGTTTGCGCCACGGCGTCCGCTGGCACGATGGCCAGTCGTTCACGTCTGCCGATGTCGCGTTCTCGATCCTGACGCTCAAGCAGGTGAATCCGCGCGGGCGCAGCACGTTCGCGAATGTGGTCAACGTCAGGACGCCGGACCCGGACACCGCCATCATTGAACTCTCGAAGCCTGCGCCATTCCTGTTGACGGCGCTCTCGGGTTCGGAGTCTCCGATCATCCCGAAGCACATTTACGACGGAACGGACATTCAGTCGAATCCGCACAATAGCGCGCCAATTGGTACGGGGCCATTCGTATTCAAGGAGTTCGCACCCGGAGACCACATCCTGCTGGTTCGCAATCCTGATTACTGGGACAAGCCAAAGCCCTATGTCGACAGAATCGTCGTCCGCTTCATTCCCGACGCTGGCGCGCGAGCCGCGGCGCTCGAATCCGGCGCCGCCAATCTCGGCGATCAGGCTATTGCGCTGGCGGACGTCAAGCGCTTTGGCACGCTGCCTGATTTTCACGTCGATACGACCAACTGGCCGTACGTCAGCAATCACCAGCAGCTGATCTTCAATCTGGACACGCCGGTGCTCAAGGAAAAGGCGGTGCGCAAGGCGATTTCACAGGCCATCGACGTGAATGCGTTGAACCGCGTGGTCTGGTATGGCTACGGCACGGTGTCCGCGGCCGCGATCGGCGCGGCGAACACGAAGTATCACGACGCCGGTATCCACTACTTTCCCTACGACGTCGCGCAGGCCAACGCCGCGCTCGACGCGGCTGGGCTGAAACGGGGCCCGGATGGCAAGCGCTTTTCGTTGCGGCTGCTCTACAACCCTTTCCAGGACCCGCGTGCCGCCGATTTCGTGCGCCAGTCACTTGCGCGCATTGGCATCGACGCCCAGATTCAGAGCTATGACTTTGCCACGTACGTGAAGAAGGCCTATACGGACCGCGCATTCGACATCACGCTTGAGGCGCTCTCGAACACCTTCGACCCGACCGTCGGCGTACAGCGCGTTTTCTGGTCGAAGAACTTCAAGATCGGCTTACCGTTCTCGAACGCGGCTCACTATGCGAATGCGGAGGTCGACCAACTGCTCGAGGCCGCGTCGGTCGAAACCGATCCGGACAAGCGCCGCCAGTTGTTCATCCGCTTTCAGCAGATCGTGCACGACGACATTCCGTCGATCGAGTTCGGCGCGAATCCGAACATCACGGTCGTTTCAACCAAGGTGAAGAACTACGCGCCCACAGGCGAGGGGCTGCGCGGCAACTTCTCCGACCTGTATATCGTTCCCTGA
- a CDS encoding hemerythrin domain-containing protein: protein MEPATRRSATQVILSEHRRLTSVVNGMLRVTDRMASNADSSGAMLMRAMLYYIREFPEQIHHPKEERYLFARLRERTDELDAAIDELGCQHEEGEQHIHALERSLTRYELEGDSALPALRGEVRAYADFYAQHQHLEETVILPGAQRYLTVADWVEIDEAFGANRDPFESLEIEDNLDDLYALIVQTTPDAQP, encoded by the coding sequence ATGGAACCTGCCACCCGACGCAGCGCGACACAGGTGATCCTGAGCGAACACAGACGTCTGACGAGCGTCGTCAACGGCATGCTGCGCGTGACTGATCGCATGGCGTCCAATGCCGATTCATCCGGCGCAATGCTCATGCGCGCGATGCTCTATTACATACGCGAATTCCCCGAGCAGATTCATCACCCGAAGGAGGAGCGATATCTGTTCGCACGGCTACGCGAGCGTACCGACGAACTAGATGCAGCGATCGATGAGCTCGGGTGCCAGCACGAGGAAGGCGAGCAGCATATCCACGCACTTGAACGCTCACTCACACGGTACGAACTGGAGGGCGACAGCGCGTTGCCTGCGCTGCGCGGCGAAGTGAGAGCCTATGCCGACTTCTACGCCCAACACCAGCACCTTGAGGAGACCGTGATCTTGCCTGGCGCGCAGCGCTATCTGACGGTGGCTGACTGGGTGGAGATCGACGAGGCCTTCGGCGCGAATCGCGATCCATTCGAGAGTCTCGAGATCGAAGACAATCTCGACGATCTCTATGCGCTGATTGTCCAGACAACGCCGGATGCGCAACCCTGA
- a CDS encoding ABC transporter ATP-binding protein: MFNPQTVPDYLLQSDAVRARFERLKAREPILEVRNLTKRFVTPQGEHTALADVSFTTHRREFVCVIGPSGCGKSTLIRILAGLEAQTSGEVRVNGKTVSGPGADRGMMFQGYTLFPWLTVKKNVMFGLRMNGQGRAEAEREALQWLDLVGLEPFANAYPHQLSGGMKQRVAIARALANRPGILLMDEPFGALDAQTRAKMQAHLLDIWRNVDITIFFITHDLDEAIYLADRILVLKAHPGQVQELIEVPVPRPRGYAQFNTPEFLATRSRLDALIHPPAQDEPEDEARVRPHMIRLTDVNDTVE; encoded by the coding sequence ATGTTCAATCCGCAAACCGTTCCCGACTATCTCCTGCAGTCCGATGCGGTGCGTGCGCGCTTCGAGCGCCTGAAAGCGCGCGAACCGATCCTCGAAGTGCGCAATCTCACGAAGCGGTTCGTCACGCCGCAAGGCGAGCACACGGCGCTCGCCGATGTCAGCTTCACCACGCACCGGCGCGAGTTCGTGTGCGTGATCGGGCCTTCGGGCTGTGGCAAGTCCACGCTGATCCGCATTCTCGCGGGCCTCGAGGCGCAAACTTCGGGCGAGGTGCGCGTGAACGGCAAGACCGTGAGCGGCCCCGGTGCCGATCGCGGCATGATGTTCCAGGGATACACGCTCTTTCCGTGGCTCACGGTCAAGAAAAACGTGATGTTCGGACTGCGTATGAATGGTCAGGGAAGGGCGGAGGCCGAGCGCGAGGCACTGCAATGGCTCGATCTCGTTGGCCTGGAACCGTTCGCCAACGCGTATCCGCACCAGCTCTCCGGTGGCATGAAGCAGCGTGTGGCAATCGCGCGTGCGCTCGCCAATCGGCCCGGCATCCTGTTGATGGACGAACCATTCGGTGCACTCGATGCGCAAACGCGCGCGAAGATGCAGGCGCATCTGCTCGACATCTGGCGCAACGTCGACATTACGATTTTCTTCATCACGCACGACCTCGACGAGGCGATCTATCTCGCTGACCGTATCCTCGTGCTGAAGGCGCATCCAGGCCAGGTGCAGGAGTTGATCGAGGTGCCGGTGCCGCGTCCGCGTGGCTACGCACAGTTCAATACCCCCGAGTTCCTCGCCACGCGCTCGCGCCTCGACGCGCTGATTCATCCGCCGGCGCAGGATGAACCGGAGGACGAGGCGCGCGTGCGCCCGCACATGATTCGCCTCACCGACGTGAACGACACGGTGGAGTGA
- a CDS encoding ABC transporter permease, with the protein MAEISQTGWFAVRRELSPRGKWMLGIGSFLLPVLVWCVVSYVPFVWHPQVLITQPGSVDYFQPGMRVDKAVFADELDHARETHVALPAGVPANPVYLPAPHEVLRAFYTAFTTPPVAHDGVWLHQSLWHSVQIIFWGFVFSSLIGVPLGIVCGTYSVLARLQEPFFEFFRYLPAPAFGALMVAVLGIYDAPKIAIIVIGTLFQQVLIIANTTRKLEYGLLEAAMTLGTTRLKLLTHVVVPGILPDLYRDQRILLGWAWTYLIVAELVGTSSGITWYITQQARYQHFDNVYAAIMMIGIIGLGTDLVLAFLGRKLFPWDRTLKA; encoded by the coding sequence ATGGCCGAAATCAGCCAGACGGGATGGTTTGCCGTACGCCGCGAGCTTTCGCCGCGCGGCAAGTGGATGTTGGGTATCGGGTCGTTTCTGTTGCCGGTGCTCGTGTGGTGCGTAGTGAGCTACGTGCCCTTTGTCTGGCATCCGCAAGTGTTGATCACCCAGCCGGGCAGCGTGGACTATTTCCAGCCCGGCATGCGTGTGGACAAGGCCGTGTTCGCCGACGAACTCGACCATGCGCGTGAAACCCACGTCGCGCTGCCGGCGGGCGTGCCCGCGAATCCGGTGTATCTGCCCGCACCGCACGAGGTGCTGCGCGCGTTCTACACCGCGTTCACGACACCGCCCGTCGCTCACGACGGCGTATGGCTGCACCAGAGCCTCTGGCACAGTGTGCAGATCATCTTCTGGGGCTTCGTATTCTCGTCGTTGATCGGCGTGCCGCTCGGCATCGTGTGCGGCACCTATAGCGTACTCGCGCGCCTGCAGGAGCCGTTCTTCGAGTTCTTTCGCTATTTGCCGGCACCCGCGTTCGGCGCGCTGATGGTGGCCGTGCTCGGCATTTACGACGCGCCGAAGATCGCGATTATCGTGATCGGTACGCTGTTCCAGCAGGTGCTCATCATCGCCAACACCACACGCAAGCTCGAATATGGCCTGCTCGAAGCGGCGATGACGCTCGGCACCACGCGGCTGAAGCTGCTCACGCACGTTGTCGTGCCCGGCATTCTGCCCGATCTCTATCGCGACCAGCGCATTCTGCTCGGCTGGGCGTGGACTTATCTGATCGTAGCGGAACTCGTGGGCACGAGCTCGGGCATCACGTGGTACATCACGCAGCAGGCGCGTTATCAGCATTTCGACAACGTCTACGCGGCGATCATGATGATCGGCATCATTGGCCTGGGCACCGATCTTGTGCTGGCGTTCCTCGGTCGCAAGCTGTTTCCGTGGGATCGTACGCTCAAGGCCTGA